In one Gemmatimonas sp. genomic region, the following are encoded:
- a CDS encoding gamma carbonic anhydrase family protein produces the protein MSGFWIHDSAVVVGDVVLGDDVSIWPTAVIRGDVERIVIGARSNVQDGAVIHADPGKPTIVGEDCVIGHRAVVHGTILEDGVLVGMGAILLNNVRVGRGSIIAAGAVVTEGTQVPPGSLVVGVPGKVVRQLSAEQQAGTLDNAARYVALKEVHRSGSLARRTS, from the coding sequence ATGTCAGGATTCTGGATTCATGATTCGGCTGTCGTTGTGGGTGATGTGGTGTTGGGCGACGATGTAAGCATTTGGCCGACCGCCGTGATTCGCGGCGACGTCGAGCGCATCGTGATCGGGGCGCGCAGCAACGTGCAGGATGGCGCGGTGATTCATGCCGATCCGGGGAAGCCGACGATCGTAGGGGAGGACTGTGTGATCGGGCACCGGGCGGTGGTGCATGGCACCATCCTCGAGGACGGCGTGCTGGTGGGCATGGGGGCGATTCTGCTGAACAATGTGCGGGTGGGGCGGGGGAGCATCATCGCGGCCGGCGCGGTGGTCACGGAGGGGACGCAGGTGCCACCGGGGTCACTGGTGGTCGGCGTGCCGGGGAAGGTGGTGCGGCAGTTGAGTGCCGAGCAGCAGGCGGGGACGCTGGACAATGCGGCGCGGTATGTGGCGCTCAAGGAAGTGCACCGGAGCGGGTCACTGGCGCGGCGCACATCGTGA
- a CDS encoding LAGLIDADG family homing endonuclease, giving the protein MPFSATPPEGLVTLSANARTVLDKRYLVKDKSGKSVEKPEDMFWRVATVVAEADRRYGASDGAVQAVAEEFYFLMTQRRFEPNSPTLMNAGRPLGQLSACFVLPVDDALSNGQSGIYDTLRSMALIHQSGGGTGFSFSRLRAKGAMVRSTTGVASGPISFMELYDASTDAVKQGGTRRGANMGILRVDHPDVLDFIASKEDLTKITNFNISVGITTKFMDAVKVDGSYDLLDPSTGQVTGQARARDVWDKMILGAWRTGEPGVFFIDEANRYNPVPHLGAYEATNPCVTGDTLVATSNGLVAIASLAEHEEAMPVTLDARFSAGRVGPAGVPFASGVKPVFRVVTREGYEIRVTADHRFMTARGWVEAQSLTEGDALHVQNVKGGFGTTGTSEEGRVLGWLIADGHITGDSGHGAVLGFWGDDREVAASFSHDVNEMLGTSGRAPVGVVDIPSREMATVSSTRLRAMVAERFGVTAESKLDRVPAAVLAGTETMQQGFLQALFTADGHVSGTPEKGVSVRLTSISMSLLQDVQRMLLNFGIASRIYRDRHPARTVTIKGADVSCQADHDLVIARDNVLRFAEEIGFLTRAKSNALISRVASYGARGPYRESFTARFERMEAAGEEMVYDLTEPLTHSFIGNGFVVHNCGEQPLLAYDVCNLGSVNVGYYVNNGEVDWEAMRRDIALSTHFLDNIIDVNKYPLPEIDSLSKRIRRIGLGVMGFADMLVRLGIPYDSAEGVEMGRKVMEFLDVEGKKESERLAKERGAFPEWARSIFGPDETCARDENDERIRPMQLLRNCNVTTVAPTGTISIIAGCSSGLEPLFAVAFMRNQAGVMMPDVNEDFVAIAKTEGWYSDELMERIAKTGTVKHADVPAKWQAVFNTANNIAPVYHIQMQAAFQQHCDSAISKTTNFGYAATQDDVRAIYEMAYDMKCKGVTVYRDGSRDNQVLSTGATQDAAAKRDDAKAAGAPEAPKADKAVADAAVALKRELGELQGTMAELQNELDRTKKALFSAEAENASRRGKRSRPEVMRGTTIRKETPLGVMFVNITEDEKGQPFEVFLNLGKAGGSAMADAEAIGRLISLALRSGISLQEIHRQLRGISSDRAVGLGPNKVLSLPDAVGIALEQWWRDKQGVQTDLLAGGAVAGMPTPVSSMMPPMPTPAAGVPITRPPMSKSAEQMQPIEFGSGHGEVFMGTCPDCGSQLEFAEGCVKCHVCGFSECG; this is encoded by the coding sequence ATGCCCTTCTCCGCCACGCCACCGGAAGGACTGGTAACGCTGTCCGCGAACGCTCGGACCGTGCTCGACAAGCGCTACCTGGTCAAGGACAAGTCCGGTAAGTCGGTGGAGAAGCCGGAGGACATGTTCTGGCGCGTGGCGACGGTGGTGGCCGAGGCCGATCGCCGGTACGGAGCCAGCGATGGGGCAGTGCAGGCGGTGGCGGAAGAGTTCTACTTCCTGATGACGCAACGTCGGTTCGAGCCGAACTCGCCGACGCTCATGAACGCCGGCCGTCCGTTGGGCCAGCTCTCCGCCTGTTTCGTGCTGCCGGTGGATGACGCGCTCAGCAACGGCCAGAGCGGCATCTATGACACGCTGCGCAGCATGGCGCTGATCCATCAGTCGGGCGGCGGTACGGGCTTCTCCTTCTCGCGGCTGCGAGCCAAGGGCGCGATGGTGCGGAGCACGACCGGCGTGGCGTCGGGGCCGATTTCGTTCATGGAGCTGTACGACGCCAGCACGGACGCGGTGAAGCAGGGCGGCACCCGTCGTGGTGCGAACATGGGCATTTTGCGAGTCGATCATCCCGACGTGCTCGATTTCATCGCGAGCAAGGAAGACCTTACCAAGATCACGAACTTCAACATCTCGGTGGGCATCACCACCAAGTTCATGGACGCGGTGAAGGTTGACGGCAGCTACGACCTGCTCGATCCGAGCACCGGTCAGGTTACCGGTCAGGCCCGCGCGCGCGATGTGTGGGACAAAATGATCCTCGGCGCGTGGCGCACCGGTGAGCCGGGCGTGTTCTTCATCGACGAAGCGAACCGGTACAACCCGGTGCCGCACTTGGGTGCGTATGAAGCGACGAACCCGTGCGTTACGGGCGATACGCTTGTGGCCACCAGCAACGGCCTGGTAGCGATCGCGTCGTTGGCCGAGCACGAGGAGGCCATGCCTGTCACGCTTGATGCGCGCTTCAGCGCCGGTCGTGTCGGACCCGCCGGTGTGCCGTTCGCGAGTGGGGTGAAGCCCGTGTTCCGCGTGGTTACGCGCGAGGGCTACGAGATTCGCGTGACCGCCGATCATCGGTTCATGACGGCGCGTGGTTGGGTGGAGGCGCAGTCGCTGACCGAAGGCGATGCCCTGCACGTTCAGAATGTGAAGGGCGGGTTCGGCACCACGGGCACGTCGGAAGAGGGGCGCGTGCTCGGGTGGCTCATCGCCGACGGCCACATCACTGGAGATTCCGGCCACGGTGCCGTGTTGGGTTTCTGGGGCGACGACCGCGAGGTCGCCGCCTCGTTTTCGCACGATGTGAACGAGATGCTCGGCACGAGCGGACGCGCACCGGTTGGCGTCGTTGACATCCCGTCGCGCGAGATGGCGACCGTGAGCAGCACCCGGCTGCGGGCGATGGTGGCTGAGCGATTTGGCGTGACCGCCGAGTCGAAGCTCGATCGCGTGCCGGCGGCGGTGTTGGCTGGTACGGAAACGATGCAGCAGGGTTTTCTGCAGGCACTGTTCACCGCCGATGGACACGTGAGCGGCACGCCGGAAAAGGGCGTGTCAGTGCGGCTGACGTCGATTTCTATGTCACTGCTGCAGGATGTGCAGCGCATGCTGCTCAACTTCGGCATCGCGTCGCGCATCTATCGCGATCGTCATCCCGCGCGCACGGTGACCATCAAGGGGGCTGACGTGTCGTGCCAGGCCGATCACGATCTGGTGATTGCCCGTGACAACGTGTTGCGCTTCGCCGAAGAGATCGGCTTCCTGACGCGCGCCAAGAGCAACGCGCTGATTTCGCGCGTGGCGAGCTACGGCGCGCGTGGACCGTACCGCGAGTCGTTCACGGCTCGATTCGAGCGCATGGAGGCAGCGGGCGAGGAGATGGTGTACGACCTCACCGAGCCGCTCACCCATTCGTTTATTGGCAACGGTTTCGTGGTACACAACTGCGGCGAGCAGCCGCTGTTGGCGTACGACGTGTGCAATCTGGGCTCGGTGAACGTCGGCTACTACGTGAACAACGGCGAAGTCGATTGGGAAGCGATGCGTCGCGACATCGCGCTCAGCACGCACTTCCTCGACAACATCATTGACGTCAACAAGTATCCGCTGCCGGAAATCGACTCGCTGTCCAAGCGCATTCGTCGTATCGGCCTTGGCGTGATGGGCTTTGCCGACATGCTCGTGCGCCTGGGCATTCCGTATGACAGTGCGGAAGGCGTGGAGATGGGCCGCAAGGTTATGGAGTTCCTGGATGTCGAGGGCAAGAAGGAGAGCGAGCGTCTGGCCAAGGAGCGTGGCGCATTCCCCGAATGGGCGCGCTCCATCTTCGGCCCCGACGAAACGTGCGCGCGCGACGAAAACGACGAGCGCATTCGCCCCATGCAGCTGCTGCGCAATTGCAACGTGACGACGGTGGCACCCACCGGCACGATCTCCATTATCGCCGGTTGCTCCAGCGGACTCGAGCCGTTGTTCGCGGTGGCGTTCATGCGCAATCAGGCGGGCGTGATGATGCCCGATGTGAACGAAGATTTCGTGGCGATCGCCAAGACCGAAGGCTGGTACAGCGATGAACTCATGGAGCGCATCGCGAAAACGGGCACCGTGAAGCATGCCGACGTGCCGGCCAAGTGGCAGGCGGTGTTCAACACGGCGAACAACATCGCGCCGGTGTATCACATCCAAATGCAGGCGGCGTTCCAGCAGCATTGCGACTCGGCCATCTCCAAGACCACCAACTTCGGTTACGCCGCCACGCAGGATGACGTGCGCGCGATCTACGAGATGGCGTACGACATGAAGTGCAAGGGTGTCACCGTGTACCGTGATGGCTCGCGCGACAACCAGGTGCTCAGCACCGGTGCCACGCAGGACGCCGCCGCCAAGCGCGACGATGCCAAGGCCGCCGGCGCCCCGGAAGCGCCGAAGGCCGATAAGGCTGTCGCCGATGCGGCGGTGGCACTCAAGCGCGAGTTGGGCGAGCTGCAGGGCACGATGGCCGAGTTGCAGAACGAACTCGATCGCACGAAGAAGGCGCTGTTCAGCGCCGAGGCGGAGAACGCGAGCCGTCGTGGCAAGCGCTCGCGCCCCGAAGTCATGCGCGGCACCACCATTCGCAAAGAAACGCCGCTCGGTGTGATGTTCGTGAACATCACCGAAGACGAGAAGGGACAGCCGTTCGAAGTGTTCCTCAACCTCGGCAAGGCCGGCGGATCGGCCATGGCCGACGCCGAAGCGATCGGACGTTTGATCTCCCTGGCGCTGCGCAGCGGCATCTCGCTGCAGGAAATCCATCGTCAGCTGCGCGGCATCTCGAGCGATCGCGCGGTGGGCCTCGGACCGAACAAGGTGCTCTCGCTGCCCGATGCGGTCGGTATCGCGCTGGAACAGTGGTGGCGTGACAAGCAGGGCGTGCAGACGGACCTGCTGGCTGGTGGCGCGGTTGCGGGAATGCCGACGCCGGTGAGTTCGATGATGCCGCCGATGCCCACGCCGGCGGCCGGGGTGCCGATCACGCGTCCGCCGATGAGCAAAAGCGCCGAGCAGATGCAGCCGATTGAGTTCGGCTCAGGACACGGTGAAGTGTTCATGGGTACGTGCCCGGACTGCGGAAGTCAGCTCGAGTTCGCGGAAGGGTGCGTGAAGTGCCACGTGTGCGGGTTTAGTGAGTGCGGGTGA